A portion of the Acidisarcina polymorpha genome contains these proteins:
- a CDS encoding pyridoxal phosphate-dependent aminotransferase → MTTPTAQKILTDRIGRIEVSATMAVTAEAAKLRAQGAKLVDFGAGEPHFATPRHIKDAAIAAIDGNFTRYTVVSGIPEVRKAIVDRHEQDFGSSFAIDEAVFTTGGKLALFNALQVLVEHGDEVILPVPYWVSYKDIIQYGGGKPVYLGTEEAENFRISAEAVERLITPRTKAIILNSPSNPAGSVIAPADLERIVRLAHQRSVYLILDECYIYLQYNGALVSGASFTETKEHVIVAGSLSKSYAMTGWRAGFALGPKPIIAAMSKLQSQSTSSTAAFVQKAAIAALTGPQECVAEMRADYLKLRDQVLAGLATIPGLTCTIPEGAFYVYPNVSAYLGRPGSQTALELASRLLHEAHVVTVPGEAFGTREHIRLSYAVTHGDVDEGIARMKEFFANLG, encoded by the coding sequence ATGACCACCCCGACTGCTCAGAAGATCTTAACCGACCGGATCGGCCGGATTGAAGTTTCGGCCACGATGGCGGTGACCGCTGAGGCGGCCAAACTGCGCGCTCAAGGCGCGAAACTGGTTGACTTTGGCGCTGGAGAGCCTCACTTCGCCACCCCCCGTCACATCAAAGACGCTGCTATTGCCGCAATTGACGGCAACTTCACTCGCTACACAGTGGTCTCGGGAATACCGGAAGTACGGAAAGCTATCGTTGACCGGCACGAGCAGGATTTTGGGTCGAGTTTCGCCATTGATGAAGCGGTCTTCACGACTGGCGGCAAGCTGGCGCTTTTCAACGCATTGCAGGTGCTGGTCGAGCACGGCGATGAGGTAATCCTGCCGGTGCCTTACTGGGTTTCCTATAAGGACATCATTCAATATGGCGGAGGCAAGCCGGTCTATCTGGGGACTGAGGAGGCGGAGAACTTCCGCATTTCTGCAGAGGCGGTGGAGCGGTTGATTACTCCGCGGACGAAGGCAATTATTCTGAACTCGCCGTCCAATCCTGCAGGTTCGGTCATTGCTCCAGCGGATCTCGAGCGGATTGTGCGGCTGGCGCATCAGCGTTCGGTATATCTCATCCTCGATGAATGCTATATCTACCTGCAATATAACGGAGCGCTGGTGAGTGGTGCGTCCTTCACTGAAACAAAGGAGCACGTGATCGTTGCCGGTTCGCTCTCGAAAAGCTATGCAATGACCGGCTGGCGCGCTGGCTTTGCGCTTGGCCCTAAGCCGATCATCGCCGCAATGAGCAAGCTTCAAAGTCAGTCGACGAGCTCGACTGCCGCGTTTGTGCAGAAGGCGGCAATCGCCGCTTTGACGGGGCCCCAGGAATGCGTAGCCGAGATGCGGGCCGATTACTTGAAGCTGCGTGACCAGGTGCTGGCCGGCCTGGCGACCATTCCGGGGCTGACTTGCACCATCCCCGAAGGCGCCTTTTACGTATACCCGAATGTGTCGGCGTACCTGGGTAGGCCGGGTTCGCAGACTGCTCTCGAACTCGCCAGCCGGTTGCTGCATGAGGCGCACGTGGTGACGGTCCCCGGTGAGGCCTTTGGAACTCGGGAGCACATCCGGCTTTCTTACGCCGTCACCCACGGAGATGTGGATGAAGGCATTGCCAGGATGAAGGAGTTTTTCGCGAATCTGGGCTAG
- a CDS encoding cation:proton antiporter, translated as MTLLLVQMSIVLLVAVVCGRLARKLGQARVVGEIIGGILIGPSVFGRFAPHLSANLFPPSSFPQLEMLSTVGLVLFLFLIGMELDYAQLYRQRATAIAASGMSILLPFAMGAILAHSLRTRFAPHGIGNIPFVLFLGIAMSITAFPVLARILEERNLQSSPLGTTAILCAAVDDVVAWSLLAIALALIGEAGGPASLPSRLIGLAAYLFVMLGVIRPLAAKLVNRRNNPELSLELLGLIVAGVLLSAAATDKIGVHPLFGAFLAGVCFPRIEHWQIAIRERLDMLVSVLLLPLFFALTGMRTRLDLLNGSAMWIWSGIVLAAAIFGKMGGAVIAARWTGQSWRNAIALGALLNTRGLVELIVLNIAYNVGAFSPTLFTMMVVMALVTTMCTAPVLNLLGIRDGKSKAAPLDHAHA; from the coding sequence ATGACCCTCTTGCTTGTTCAGATGTCCATCGTGCTCTTGGTGGCAGTAGTCTGTGGCCGGTTAGCGCGAAAGCTTGGTCAGGCTCGCGTCGTTGGGGAGATCATCGGTGGCATCCTGATTGGGCCCTCGGTCTTTGGTCGCTTCGCGCCGCATCTCTCTGCCAACCTTTTTCCCCCGTCTTCCTTCCCCCAATTAGAGATGCTTTCTACAGTGGGTTTGGTCCTGTTCCTGTTCCTTATTGGCATGGAACTCGATTACGCGCAGCTCTATCGACAGCGCGCCACTGCAATTGCCGCCAGCGGTATGAGCATCCTGCTGCCATTTGCCATGGGCGCAATCCTGGCGCACTCTTTGAGAACTCGCTTTGCTCCGCACGGGATCGGCAACATTCCATTTGTGCTGTTCCTCGGTATCGCCATGAGCATCACCGCTTTTCCGGTGCTTGCCCGCATCCTCGAAGAACGCAATCTGCAATCATCGCCACTCGGGACGACCGCCATCCTCTGCGCGGCCGTCGATGATGTTGTGGCTTGGAGTCTGCTCGCCATTGCCCTTGCGCTGATCGGAGAGGCTGGAGGACCCGCATCGCTTCCCTCGCGTCTGATTGGCCTCGCGGCCTATCTGTTCGTTATGCTCGGGGTCATTCGACCTTTGGCCGCCAAGCTGGTGAATCGCAGGAACAATCCAGAACTCTCGCTCGAACTCCTCGGCCTGATCGTCGCCGGCGTCCTGCTCTCCGCCGCTGCTACCGATAAAATCGGCGTTCATCCCCTCTTCGGAGCCTTCCTCGCCGGCGTCTGCTTTCCACGCATTGAGCATTGGCAGATCGCCATCCGCGAACGGCTGGACATGCTCGTTTCCGTACTCTTGCTGCCGTTGTTCTTCGCCCTTACCGGAATGCGGACACGCCTTGACCTGCTGAATGGCTCCGCCATGTGGATCTGGTCGGGGATCGTGTTGGCCGCCGCCATCTTCGGCAAGATGGGAGGCGCCGTCATCGCCGCCCGGTGGACGGGCCAGTCGTGGCGCAATGCCATCGCTCTCGGCGCACTCCTCAACACCCGGGGCCTCGTCGAATTGATCGTCCTCAACATTGCCTATAACGTTGGGGCGTTCTCGCCCACGCTCTTCACCATGATGGTGGTCATGGCCCTGGTGACGACGATGTGCACTGCTCCGGTGTTGAATTTGCTGGGCATCCGGGACGGGAAAAGCAAGGCTGCTCCACTCGACCATGCCCACGCATAA
- the recA gene encoding recombinase RecA, with amino-acid sequence MADDRARAVELALSQIEKQFGKGSIMRLGSKEAIVPISVISTGSISFDAALGVGGVPRGRVIEIFGPESSGKTTITLQIIAEAQKHGGLAAFVDAEHALDPLYARKLGVDIDNLLISQPDYGEQALEITEALVRSGAIDVLVVDSVAALVPKAELDGEMGDSHMGLQARLMSQALRKLTGTVSKSRTSLIFINQIREKIGVMFGNPETTTGGRALKFYSSVRIDIRRIAAVKEGDAVVGSRTKVKIVKNKVAAPFREAEFDILYGEGISREGDVLDLAVAQNIVEKSGAWYSYAGERIGQGRENVRQYLKEHRDTFTNIDTELRKKLGLVNLPASEVPAIPVNGAAAAAEVVRPAARRSS; translated from the coding sequence GTGGCGGATGATCGGGCTCGCGCAGTAGAACTGGCGCTATCGCAAATCGAAAAGCAATTCGGCAAAGGCTCAATTATGCGCCTGGGCAGCAAAGAAGCGATCGTGCCGATCTCCGTGATCTCTACCGGATCGATCTCGTTCGACGCGGCATTGGGCGTTGGCGGAGTTCCGCGTGGCCGAGTGATCGAAATCTTTGGGCCAGAGTCCTCAGGCAAGACCACGATTACGCTGCAAATCATCGCGGAGGCACAGAAGCATGGAGGCCTCGCGGCGTTTGTGGATGCCGAACATGCGCTCGATCCACTTTACGCGCGTAAGTTGGGCGTCGATATCGACAACCTGCTCATTTCGCAGCCCGACTATGGCGAACAGGCGCTTGAGATTACCGAAGCGCTCGTCCGTTCGGGTGCAATCGACGTGCTGGTGGTGGACTCTGTCGCTGCTCTTGTTCCCAAGGCGGAACTCGATGGCGAGATGGGCGATTCGCACATGGGCCTGCAGGCGCGACTGATGTCGCAGGCACTGCGGAAGCTGACCGGGACAGTCTCAAAGTCGCGCACCAGTCTTATCTTCATCAATCAGATCCGCGAAAAAATCGGAGTGATGTTCGGGAATCCCGAGACAACTACCGGCGGTCGCGCGCTCAAGTTTTACTCCTCAGTGCGCATCGATATCCGGCGGATCGCTGCGGTGAAGGAAGGCGATGCCGTGGTTGGATCGCGTACCAAGGTCAAGATTGTGAAGAACAAGGTGGCCGCGCCCTTCCGCGAGGCGGAATTCGACATTCTCTATGGCGAGGGAATCTCGCGCGAAGGCGATGTTCTCGACCTGGCGGTGGCGCAAAATATCGTCGAAAAGTCCGGCGCCTGGTATAGCTACGCCGGCGAGCGCATCGGGCAGGGACGGGAGAACGTCCGGCAATATCTGAAGGAGCACCGCGACACCTTCACCAACATCGATACAGAGTTGCGTAAGAAGCTTGGACTGGTGAACTTGCCAGCAAGCGAGGTTCCCGCAATTCCGGTGAATGGAGCCGCCGCGGCTGCGGAAGTCGTCAGGCCGGCAGCGCGTCGTAGCAGCTGA
- a CDS encoding GMC oxidoreductase, giving the protein MSTGVSRRRFIQTSVATAAVLSVPAARAMESEEYVEALVVGSGFGGAVASLRLGQAGVETVVLERGKRWRITPAGDTFCGIATPDGRAAWLSDTTILPAPLPSSPIEVFTGVLDRKVGTGTTAYRGAGVGGGSLIYGGITYQPTKALFETVFPSCVNYDKLDEVYFPRVRAMLQATPIPDDIFQSDAYLSSRILVEQAAKAGLTSIKPDIAIDWNIVREEIAGKKVASIIAGEVYYGTNSGAKNSLDHNYLKQAEETGYVEIKPLHLVNSIEEADGGRYRVQVNEINEQGAVLRQKKFICRYLFLAAGSLGTPELLLRAQSNGTLRHLNNTVGKFWGTNGESTTVLVEGVQTNISLGSPGVIAVQDLNNPVAPLILETFQAEPLPQGVISVLGQGISKPEGFFTYNEKTQMADLFWPINSITSKNNLQALTNTYNLLNQANDTVLAAPIDQVNTGHPVGGAVIGQTCSHLGEVYGHRNLFVLDGSLIPGSAACANPSLTIAALAEQAMDHFLNQSRRW; this is encoded by the coding sequence ATGTCTACAGGAGTAAGCCGTCGTCGTTTTATTCAGACTTCGGTAGCGACGGCAGCGGTTCTTAGTGTCCCAGCAGCACGGGCTATGGAATCAGAAGAGTATGTGGAGGCTCTCGTAGTCGGCAGCGGCTTCGGAGGAGCGGTGGCATCGTTGCGTTTGGGGCAGGCTGGCGTTGAGACGGTGGTGCTGGAACGGGGCAAGCGGTGGCGCATCACGCCTGCCGGGGATACGTTCTGTGGCATTGCGACTCCGGATGGGCGCGCGGCGTGGCTGAGCGACACGACGATCCTGCCTGCGCCTCTTCCCTCATCCCCGATCGAGGTCTTCACAGGAGTTCTCGACCGTAAGGTGGGAACCGGTACGACGGCTTACCGGGGCGCTGGGGTTGGCGGTGGCTCGCTGATTTACGGTGGAATCACCTACCAGCCGACCAAAGCGCTGTTCGAGACCGTATTCCCGAGCTGCGTGAACTACGACAAGCTGGACGAGGTGTACTTTCCGCGGGTGCGCGCAATGCTGCAGGCGACTCCGATCCCGGACGATATTTTTCAGTCGGACGCGTACCTGTCCAGCCGCATCCTGGTGGAGCAGGCGGCGAAGGCGGGACTGACCTCAATCAAGCCCGATATCGCAATCGACTGGAACATTGTGCGGGAAGAGATCGCGGGCAAAAAGGTCGCTTCGATCATTGCGGGCGAGGTGTATTACGGCACGAACAGCGGAGCTAAGAACAGCCTGGACCACAATTACCTGAAGCAGGCCGAGGAGACGGGGTATGTCGAGATCAAACCACTGCATCTCGTCAATTCGATTGAGGAAGCTGACGGCGGTCGTTATCGTGTGCAGGTCAACGAGATCAACGAGCAGGGAGCGGTGTTGAGGCAGAAGAAGTTCATCTGCCGATATCTGTTTCTTGCTGCGGGTTCGCTTGGGACCCCTGAGCTTCTGCTAAGGGCGCAGTCAAACGGCACACTGCGCCACTTGAACAACACGGTGGGAAAATTCTGGGGAACGAACGGAGAGTCGACGACGGTGCTGGTTGAAGGAGTGCAAACCAACATCAGCCTCGGCTCTCCCGGCGTGATCGCGGTGCAGGACCTGAACAATCCGGTTGCACCCTTGATTCTTGAGACGTTCCAGGCGGAGCCTCTGCCCCAAGGTGTGATCTCCGTTCTTGGCCAGGGCATCAGCAAGCCGGAAGGCTTTTTCACGTACAACGAGAAGACGCAGATGGCGGACCTCTTCTGGCCGATCAACTCAATCACCAGCAAGAACAACCTGCAGGCGTTGACCAACACGTACAACCTGCTGAACCAGGCAAACGACACGGTGCTGGCGGCCCCGATCGATCAGGTAAATACAGGTCATCCGGTGGGTGGGGCGGTGATCGGGCAGACGTGCAGCCATCTCGGCGAGGTATACGGCCACCGGAACCTCTTCGTGCTGGATGGATCGCTGATTCCCGGTTCAGCGGCGTGTGCGAATCCTTCGCTGACGATCGCTGCGTTGGCAGAACAGGCGATGGACCATTTCCTCAACCAGTCGCGTAGATGGTAG
- the coaD gene encoding pantetheine-phosphate adenylyltransferase produces MDKVKAIYPGSFDPMTHGHLDLIARGSRIFDHLVVAVLKNSAKHALFSVPERVEMLTESVAGFGNVSVAAFDGLLVDFAREQQAQAVMRGIRAISDYEYELQMALMNQRLAPELETVFLMPAAKYSFVSSRLVKEVFQLGGSVDGLVPELVIARLQRRVNSRES; encoded by the coding sequence TTGGACAAAGTAAAAGCAATTTATCCCGGTAGCTTCGACCCGATGACGCATGGTCACCTTGACCTGATTGCGCGCGGGTCTCGCATCTTCGACCATCTGGTCGTTGCCGTGCTGAAGAATTCCGCAAAACACGCGCTCTTCAGTGTGCCTGAACGGGTGGAGATGTTGACTGAGAGCGTTGCCGGATTTGGTAACGTTTCCGTGGCGGCATTCGACGGGCTGCTTGTCGACTTCGCCCGTGAACAGCAAGCGCAAGCGGTCATGCGCGGCATTCGCGCCATCAGTGACTATGAGTACGAGCTGCAAATGGCATTGATGAACCAGCGATTGGCTCCTGAATTGGAAACCGTCTTTCTCATGCCGGCGGCGAAGTATTCGTTTGTGAGCTCGCGATTGGTGAAGGAAGTCTTTCAGTTAGGCGGTTCGGTTGATGGGCTGGTTCCGGAACTCGTGATCGCGCGGCTGCAGCGCCGGGTGAATAGCCGAGAATCGTAG
- a CDS encoding YqjF family protein — protein MTSSDENEILSSVGHRPWPLPQTRWVMTQRWNDLLFAHWPLPATQISRLLPEGLAVDTFDGSAWVGVVPFWMDRVQIRGMPLVPGANRFPELNLRTYVREADTNVAGVYFFSLDAANPAAVAAARLFFHLPYYWAKMSIQHQGKDEFHYSSERRLSRRPVRFQAQYRGLGRMSNLDQSRPGTIEHFLTERYALYTTGARGQLLRGNIHHLPWPLELAEAEFHTNELPAAHGIELPDTAPLLHYARELVVYVWSLDLAPSLLKHPSVAAVPEPL, from the coding sequence ATGACTTCATCAGACGAGAACGAAATTCTCTCCAGCGTCGGACACCGTCCCTGGCCTTTGCCACAGACGCGTTGGGTGATGACCCAGCGCTGGAACGATCTGCTTTTCGCTCATTGGCCGCTGCCGGCTACCCAGATCTCCCGGCTGCTTCCGGAAGGGCTGGCGGTCGATACCTTCGACGGCTCTGCCTGGGTAGGGGTGGTGCCGTTCTGGATGGATCGGGTCCAAATTCGCGGGATGCCCCTGGTTCCGGGGGCTAATCGCTTCCCTGAACTCAACCTTCGCACCTATGTTCGCGAAGCCGACACTAACGTCGCCGGCGTCTACTTCTTCTCGCTGGATGCCGCCAACCCCGCGGCTGTCGCGGCGGCGCGCCTGTTCTTCCACCTGCCGTATTACTGGGCCAAGATGAGTATTCAGCATCAAGGCAAGGACGAATTTCACTACTCGAGTGAACGCCGGCTGAGTCGACGACCGGTGCGATTTCAGGCGCAGTATCGAGGTCTTGGACGGATGAGCAACCTCGATCAAAGCCGTCCTGGAACCATCGAGCATTTCCTCACCGAACGTTATGCTCTCTATACCACTGGTGCTCGCGGGCAGTTGCTTCGAGGCAACATCCATCACCTGCCGTGGCCGCTCGAGCTGGCCGAGGCCGAGTTTCATACCAACGAATTGCCGGCTGCCCATGGCATCGAACTGCCGGATACGGCTCCGCTTCTGCACTATGCCCGCGAACTCGTCGTGTACGTGTGGTCGCTCGACCTGGCGCCAAGCCTGTTGAAACACCCCTCCGTCGCTGCGGTTCCGGAGCCGCTTTAG
- a CDS encoding FAD-dependent thymidylate synthase has translation MPTHITPSGPSAAPAGEHAENRTEVFAIHGADPEVLAYAMAKYSRSSLSMKQSLREISSQRAEQFLNTFYFQYGHRSIADLAHVAFAIERLSLLAAIALVDEQRWDGQERSTRYQNFLKGGWYLPDFGLDTEAREQYSSAIELLFSRYHGTSQAMLEYFKSTTPKPEEMKADAYERTLKARSFDVARYLLPLATNTSLGQIVNARTLETQISRLLSDPHEEVRQLGEKLRDAASGAAWNVHGAELAALQAEIAAADPSLGARAAELLTRDVKVAPTLVKYAVPSDYALATRRELEQAAQELMAEAPIDPAPVVDLVERDEPLEVELAATLLYGASHYSYRQIRDCVTQLPEARRNEIVDLGLRHRGRHDDLLREFSAGQTLRFDILMDIGGFRDMHRHRKCTQILQPFTHLHGYDFPEFLEEAGFGAGYRLTIGAAHETYRNLKNKVADASAQYVLPLGTRVRALFKMDFAEALYISELRSTPQGHFSYRRVAWEMYKAVARQHPSLAKYFRIRDVTEPIDLLKR, from the coding sequence ATGCCCACCCATATTACGCCGTCTGGACCGTCAGCCGCTCCCGCCGGGGAGCACGCCGAAAATCGCACCGAAGTCTTTGCGATCCACGGGGCCGACCCGGAAGTGCTCGCCTACGCAATGGCGAAATACTCGCGTTCCTCGCTATCGATGAAGCAATCCCTTCGCGAGATCAGCAGTCAGCGCGCCGAGCAATTTCTCAACACCTTCTATTTCCAGTATGGGCATCGCTCAATTGCCGATTTAGCTCATGTAGCCTTTGCGATTGAACGCTTATCGCTGCTCGCGGCCATCGCCCTGGTGGATGAGCAGCGTTGGGATGGACAAGAGCGCTCGACCCGCTATCAGAACTTCCTGAAGGGCGGTTGGTATCTGCCCGACTTTGGCCTCGATACTGAAGCCCGCGAGCAATATTCGTCGGCGATCGAGTTGCTGTTCAGCCGCTATCACGGAACCTCGCAGGCGATGCTGGAGTACTTCAAGAGCACCACGCCGAAGCCGGAGGAGATGAAGGCCGACGCTTATGAGCGAACCCTGAAGGCGCGCTCATTTGATGTTGCCCGCTACCTGCTGCCGCTGGCGACGAATACTTCGCTGGGACAAATAGTGAATGCGCGGACCCTCGAAACGCAGATTTCGCGACTGCTCTCGGATCCGCACGAGGAAGTACGACAGCTGGGAGAGAAGCTGCGAGATGCTGCTTCAGGAGCGGCCTGGAATGTGCACGGCGCGGAGCTTGCAGCCTTGCAAGCCGAGATCGCTGCCGCTGATCCATCACTTGGCGCGCGAGCGGCCGAGTTGCTGACGCGCGATGTGAAGGTTGCGCCGACGCTGGTAAAGTATGCAGTTCCAAGCGACTATGCCCTCGCGACTCGCCGGGAGTTGGAGCAAGCCGCTCAGGAACTAATGGCAGAGGCTCCGATTGACCCCGCTCCGGTTGTCGACCTGGTTGAACGCGACGAGCCTCTGGAAGTCGAACTCGCCGCGACCTTGCTCTACGGCGCTTCCCATTATTCCTACCGGCAGATCAGGGATTGCGTTACTCAGTTGCCGGAGGCGCGCCGCAACGAGATCGTCGATCTTGGCTTGCGGCACCGCGGCCGTCACGATGATTTGCTGCGCGAATTCTCCGCCGGACAGACGCTGCGATTCGACATCCTGATGGATATTGGCGGCTTTCGCGATATGCATCGTCATCGCAAGTGTACGCAAATCCTGCAGCCGTTTACGCACCTGCACGGGTATGACTTCCCCGAGTTTCTGGAGGAGGCAGGCTTCGGCGCCGGCTATCGCCTTACGATCGGAGCCGCCCATGAAACCTATCGAAATTTGAAAAACAAGGTCGCGGATGCCTCGGCCCAATATGTTTTGCCTCTAGGCACTCGAGTTCGCGCCTTGTTTAAAATGGATTTTGCTGAAGCGCTTTATATCTCAGAGCTGCGGAGTACTCCGCAGGGGCACTTCTCTTACCGACGGGTTGCGTGGGAGATGTACAAGGCGGTGGCGCGACAGCATCCCTCCCTGGCAAAATATTTTCGGATCCGAGATGTAACCGAGCCAATTGATTTGCTGAAGCGGTGA
- a CDS encoding flagellar hook-basal body protein has product MDSGYYAAFSGLLARTEALDSAASNLANANTTGFRAEREYFRGAIMGPEALGSQLNKTVNNFGVLGGNSINLSQGPLTHTGNPLDIAIEGSGFFAVQSRPGLEGIRYTRDGAFQRSRSGQLITSLGETVLNAAGKPILVPSGEISVGSDGVISSGGASVGSLGVFTFPTSEPMVPEGVNRYVADPTKALVSREARVHQGSLEGSNQDVIQGSLQLILVQRQAEMMQKTLSIFHNDFDKTASEELPKV; this is encoded by the coding sequence GTGGACAGCGGCTATTATGCGGCATTTTCCGGGTTGCTTGCGCGGACCGAGGCCTTGGATTCGGCGGCAAGCAATCTGGCCAACGCCAACACGACCGGCTTCCGTGCCGAGAGGGAATACTTTCGCGGCGCCATCATGGGTCCGGAGGCGCTTGGCTCCCAATTGAATAAGACGGTCAACAACTTCGGGGTTCTGGGCGGCAACAGCATCAATTTGAGTCAGGGGCCACTCACCCATACCGGAAATCCGCTGGATATAGCCATTGAAGGGTCCGGCTTCTTCGCGGTGCAAAGCCGACCTGGACTGGAGGGCATTCGATACACCCGCGATGGGGCCTTTCAGCGTTCCCGCAGCGGACAGCTGATTACCAGCCTTGGCGAAACCGTCTTGAACGCAGCGGGCAAACCGATCCTGGTACCGTCGGGTGAGATCAGCGTCGGTTCCGATGGCGTAATCTCGAGCGGCGGCGCATCTGTAGGCAGTCTTGGCGTCTTTACCTTTCCGACCTCCGAACCAATGGTGCCGGAGGGCGTCAATCGTTATGTCGCCGATCCCACTAAGGCACTTGTTTCCCGCGAAGCGAGGGTTCACCAGGGGTCGCTCGAAGGGTCCAATCAGGACGTCATCCAGGGCTCGCTGCAACTGATCCTAGTGCAGCGCCAAGCGGAGATGATGCAGAAGACGCTTTCTATTTTCCACAATGATTTTGACAAGACCGCAAGCGAGGAGCTGCCGAAGGTCTAG